A stretch of Geomonas oryzisoli DNA encodes these proteins:
- the nuoK gene encoding NADH-quinone oxidoreductase subunit NuoK, whose product MLAIENYLIVSAILFAIGTIGVLTKRNAIVIFMCIEMMLNAVNLTFIAFSRHLGNIDGQVFVFFVMTVAAAEAAVGLALMIAFFKNRESIDVEDVNLLKL is encoded by the coding sequence ATGCTAGCGATCGAAAATTACCTGATAGTTTCGGCCATACTCTTCGCCATCGGGACCATCGGCGTCCTGACCAAGAGAAACGCCATCGTCATCTTCATGTGCATCGAGATGATGCTGAACGCGGTGAACCTGACCTTCATCGCCTTCTCCAGGCACCTGGGCAACATCGACGGACAGGTCTTCGTCTTCTTCGTCATGACCGTGGCCGCCGCAGAGGCAGCCGTAGGTCTCGCGCTGATGATCGCCTTCTTCAAGAACCGCGAGTCCATCGACGTCGAGGACGTCAACCTGCTCAAGCTCTAA
- the nuoI gene encoding NADH-quinone oxidoreductase subunit NuoI, with product MIMPLIKGLQITISHMFKKPVTLQYPTERPDVKPGFRGLHALNVSHDKAKCVACYLCPTVCPAKCITVEAGEDANHDKYAAKYEIDMLRCIFCGYCVEACPVDAIRMTEQFELANYTRADFTYTKDRLLEKK from the coding sequence CAAAGGTCTTCAGATCACCATTTCACATATGTTCAAGAAGCCGGTCACCCTGCAGTACCCGACCGAGCGTCCTGACGTAAAGCCAGGCTTCCGCGGACTGCACGCGCTCAACGTGTCCCACGACAAGGCGAAGTGCGTTGCGTGCTACCTCTGCCCCACCGTCTGCCCGGCCAAGTGCATCACCGTCGAGGCCGGCGAGGACGCCAACCACGACAAGTACGCTGCGAAATACGAAATCGACATGCTGCGCTGCATCTTCTGCGGCTACTGTGTGGAAGCGTGCCCGGTTGACGCGATTCGGATGACCGAACAGTTCGAACTCGCCAACTACACGCGCGCCGACTTCACCTACACCAAAGACAGACTCTTAGAAAAGAAATAA
- the nuoL gene encoding NADH-quinone oxidoreductase subunit L, giving the protein MFDLVWLIPLCPLIGSVINGLLGKKIKNETVIGGIAAGSVFASFMVACGILFQLLSLPGEERVFQKTIFTWIQCGPFKADIGFLIDPLSATMLMIVTGIGFLIHLYSIGYMHGEEGFYRYFCYLNLFTFSMLCLVSGNNLLLMFIGWEGVGLCSYLLIGYYFHKKSAGDAGKKAFVMNRVGDFGFLLGLFTLFYYLGHNHNVWTINFVELAKNADLLVPGAVVTTVCLCFFLGATGKSAQIPLYTWLPDAMEGPTPVSALIHAATMVTAGVYMIARMNFIYIKSPTALLVVACVGAATALFAATIGTAQNDIKRVLAYSTVSQLGYMFLAMGVGAFTAGVFHLMTHAFFKACLFLGSGSVIHAMHHALHHEHSEADPQDMRNMGGLRKKMPVTFWTFLFATIAIAGIPGFAGFFSKDEILWQAFANPHHHAVNYVLWGAGAVAAGLTAFYMFRLVFMTFFGPTRLSDKAYHHLHESPWVITVPLVCLATLSVFGGWVGVPKVLGEVLGEMPNYFEHWLEPVFAYSTHYTEAHGAHGLHSVAMEWGLMGTSVLIACGGIALAYALYIVAPGFPEKFTSTFPALHRAVYNKWYVDEIYDFAFVNPCKALGNFLWKGFDVLVVDGIVNGVAAVVRGFSGILRYVQTGFVHNYAFTMVFGVALIVAVYIFR; this is encoded by the coding sequence ATGTTTGATTTAGTATGGTTGATCCCACTGTGCCCTCTCATCGGCTCGGTCATCAACGGCCTACTCGGCAAGAAGATAAAGAACGAGACGGTCATCGGCGGTATCGCCGCCGGTAGCGTGTTCGCCTCCTTCATGGTCGCCTGCGGGATCCTGTTCCAGCTCCTGAGTCTGCCGGGCGAGGAGCGGGTGTTCCAGAAGACCATCTTCACCTGGATCCAGTGCGGTCCGTTCAAAGCCGACATCGGCTTCCTGATCGACCCGCTGTCCGCCACCATGCTGATGATCGTAACGGGGATCGGTTTCCTGATCCACCTCTACTCCATCGGCTACATGCACGGTGAGGAAGGGTTCTACCGCTACTTCTGCTACCTGAACCTCTTTACCTTCTCCATGCTCTGCCTGGTGTCGGGCAACAACCTGCTCCTCATGTTCATCGGTTGGGAGGGCGTCGGTCTGTGCTCCTACCTGTTGATCGGCTACTACTTCCACAAGAAGAGCGCCGGCGATGCGGGCAAGAAGGCGTTCGTGATGAACAGGGTCGGCGACTTCGGTTTCCTCCTCGGTCTCTTCACCCTCTTCTACTACCTGGGTCACAACCACAACGTCTGGACCATCAACTTCGTGGAGCTCGCCAAGAACGCCGACCTCCTGGTCCCGGGCGCCGTGGTCACCACCGTCTGTCTCTGCTTCTTCCTGGGCGCCACCGGTAAGTCCGCCCAGATTCCGCTGTACACCTGGCTGCCGGACGCGATGGAAGGCCCGACTCCGGTCTCCGCGCTCATCCACGCCGCCACCATGGTTACCGCAGGCGTCTACATGATCGCCCGCATGAACTTCATCTACATCAAGAGCCCGACCGCTCTCCTGGTAGTCGCCTGCGTCGGCGCCGCCACCGCCCTCTTCGCGGCGACCATCGGCACCGCCCAGAACGACATCAAGCGCGTCCTCGCATATTCCACCGTTTCCCAGCTCGGCTACATGTTCCTGGCCATGGGTGTCGGCGCCTTCACCGCCGGCGTGTTCCACCTGATGACCCACGCCTTCTTCAAGGCCTGCCTGTTCCTCGGTTCCGGCTCGGTCATCCACGCCATGCACCACGCGCTGCACCACGAGCACTCCGAAGCGGACCCGCAAGACATGAGGAACATGGGTGGGCTTCGCAAGAAGATGCCGGTTACTTTCTGGACCTTCCTCTTCGCCACCATCGCCATCGCAGGTATCCCGGGCTTCGCCGGCTTCTTCTCCAAGGACGAGATCCTCTGGCAGGCGTTCGCCAACCCGCACCACCATGCCGTCAACTACGTCCTCTGGGGCGCAGGCGCCGTGGCCGCAGGCCTCACCGCATTCTACATGTTCCGCCTGGTCTTCATGACCTTCTTCGGTCCGACCCGTCTCTCCGACAAGGCCTACCACCACCTGCACGAGTCACCGTGGGTCATCACCGTGCCGCTGGTCTGCCTCGCCACCCTCTCCGTGTTCGGCGGCTGGGTCGGCGTGCCCAAGGTGCTCGGTGAAGTGCTGGGTGAAATGCCGAACTACTTCGAGCACTGGCTCGAGCCGGTCTTTGCTTACTCCACCCACTACACCGAGGCGCACGGCGCGCATGGTCTGCACTCCGTCGCCATGGAGTGGGGCCTCATGGGCACCTCTGTCCTGATCGCCTGCGGCGGCATCGCTCTCGCTTACGCGCTCTACATCGTAGCACCGGGCTTCCCCGAGAAGTTCACCTCCACCTTCCCGGCACTGCACCGCGCGGTCTACAACAAGTGGTACGTGGACGAGATTTACGACTTCGCCTTCGTCAACCCCTGCAAGGCTCTCGGCAACTTCCTCTGGAAAGGGTTCGACGTGCTGGTGGTCGACGGTATCGTGAACGGCGTGGCGGCGGTTGTCCGCGGCTTCTCCGGCATCCTGCGCTACGTGCAGACCGGCTTCGTTCACAACTACGCCTTCACCATGGTGTTCGGCGTGGCCCTGATCGTCGCGGTGTACATCTTCCGCTAA
- a CDS encoding NADH-quinone oxidoreductase subunit J family protein, which produces MESIFFLVVAAVAVISSILVVTCKNPINSALSLVMTFFCLATFYVMLDAPFMAATQVIVYAGAIMVLIIFVIMLLNVRVETVKRGTHAVIAGSAIGLFVLFQTIWFLMKGSMTGKVGEMTKEQIVSVGHVELIGKALFTDFLLPFEVTSVLLLAAIVGAVILAKKKI; this is translated from the coding sequence ATGGAATCGATCTTCTTTCTCGTCGTGGCTGCGGTGGCCGTTATTTCCAGCATACTCGTGGTCACCTGCAAAAACCCGATCAACAGCGCGCTGTCGCTGGTGATGACCTTCTTCTGCCTGGCGACCTTCTACGTCATGCTGGACGCCCCCTTCATGGCGGCCACCCAGGTGATCGTGTACGCCGGCGCCATCATGGTCTTGATCATCTTCGTGATCATGCTGCTGAACGTGAGGGTTGAGACCGTCAAGCGCGGCACCCACGCGGTGATCGCCGGAAGCGCCATCGGCCTGTTCGTTCTCTTCCAGACCATCTGGTTCCTGATGAAAGGTTCCATGACCGGCAAGGTGGGTGAGATGACCAAGGAGCAGATCGTGAGTGTCGGCCACGTCGAGCTGATCGGCAAGGCGCTCTTCACCGACTTCCTGCTGCCGTTCGAAGTCACCTCGGTGCTGCTCTTAGCCGCGATCGTCGGCGCCGTCATCCTGGCCAAAAAGAAAATTTAA